In one Culex quinquefasciatus strain JHB chromosome 2, VPISU_Cqui_1.0_pri_paternal, whole genome shotgun sequence genomic region, the following are encoded:
- the LOC6038747 gene encoding perlucin: protein MTSKATLLTVALATYLTTSHSAIPLHNRTSPTPKQPGLATTLYLRAGFHPPEQRYFVFNSREVDFFQAWHLCASIGLRLASVNTAEDDAALKLALRAADSNQIGPWWIAGTDLGKHGHFLWITTARPLGYRTGYTNFAPGQPDNTAGREHCVEAGYPSGTLWNDRHCDTRRRYG from the coding sequence atgaCTTCCAAAGCAACTCTGCTAACCGTTGCTCTGGCCACCTATCTGACAACCTCCCATTCGGCCATTCCGCTTCACAACCGAACATCGCCAACCCCCAAACAACCCGGCCTCGCCACCACTCTCTACCTCAGGGCCGGTTTCCATCCGCCCGAGCAGCGATACTTCGTGTTCAACAGCCGAGAGGTGGACTTCTTCCAGGCGTGGCACCTGTGCGCTTCGATCGGACTGCGGCTGGCCTCGGTCAACACGGCGGAAGATGACGCCGCACTGAAGTTGGCCCTCCGCGCTGCGGACTCGAACCAGATCGGACCGTGGTGGATCGCCGGAACGGACCTGGGCAAGCACGGACACTTTCTGTGGATCACCACGGCCAGGCCGCTGGGATACCGGACCGGGTATACGAACTTTGCTCCAGGTCAACCGGACAATACCGCAGGTAGAGAGCACTGCGTTGAAGCAGGGTACCCTAGCGGAACTCTCTGGAACGATAGGCACTGTGACACTAGGCGAAG